The region CAACTTGCACAATTGGTGTTTTCTTGAGTTGCTCAATGACTAGCTCTTGGTTTTTATCTATCCGTTTCTGAATTGTTGACTGATTATTTTCCATCGCCTTTTATCCTTTCTGCCTTTTGATCACTGACTTTTTGAAAGCGATCAATAATTACTTGGCAGTATTCCGGATCGATCTCAACCATGAGGCATCTTCGTTTTGTTTGCTCACACGCAATTAATGTCGATCCAGAACCACCAAACGGATCATAGATGCAATCACCAATTTTTGAGCTGTTTAGAATTAGATTCCTCAGAAGTCCTACTGGTTTCGTGGTTGGATGAAGGGGACTTTTGTTAGGTTTTGGATAACACAAAATACTTTTGTCTTTCACTTTGTAAAACTCATGACTCCCATACCAACCATATGCAATCAACTCGTGTTGGGGAAGGTAATGCATTCGACCAACTACTGAATGGTTTTTAATCCAAATAAGAAGCTGGGTAAACTTAATCTCCGCGTCTTTCATACCATCTCTTAAGGCAAACAGCATCTTGTCAGAATTGAAAATGTAAAACGAATTCTTACGAGAGAGATACGGTTTCACTACTTCAATCCATTCTTTCGTAAATAGTCTGTATGCTTCTTCCGTCTGCGTATGATCATTGATTATCTTCTTGCTGTGCTTTTTTATCTTCGTCAAGTCAGTTTTTCCTTCAACATAGGCAACACCATATGGCGGATCTGTCAGCACCAATGATATTCGCTCATCTCGGATAAGTTTCTTCATTAAACTTGAAGCTTTTGCGTCACCGCATAGTAACCGGTGATCACCTAATTGATAGACGTCACCAATTGTTATTTGCACAGCTTTGCCTCCTTTCCGGTCAACTTTTCGTAGCGTTTAATAATTAGGTCGCAAAAAATGGGTTCAATTTCTAGTAGAAACGCACGACGTTTTAACTGTTCACAGGCAATAAGGGTAGAGCCGGAACCTCCGAACAGATCAAGCACAATATCACCAGGTTTGGTACAACGTCGCAATGCTTTTTCATGGAGTGTTGGTGGTTTTTCTGTTGGGTGTTCGTAGTCTTGCGACGGCAATCGTTTTGCGAGCCAAATATTAAAAAGGTCTAGAGTGTCATCGGTAAGTCTATTCCCAGTACCCACTTCTTTATTAAGAACTTCATTTAAATTTCTAACTGAATCGGACAGATACGGATTACCTTTGATACCGTATACGCAAGGTTCATATACTTTATTAAATGCCGTTTGTGGAGTAACATTCTGATTATTTTTAATCCATAAACATACTCGTTTTTTGGTAATGCCTAGTTCCTTATATATCTCCTGAACTAATCCAATGTAGTTTTCATCACACCAGTAAAAGATATGCGAATCAGAATGTACTACAGCAAGACCATTTTCAAGCGTTTTCTTCAAAAACGCTTTATATTCGTCCTCAGATTTTCGATCATTTATTTTGCCGCCATATTTCCCATTTGCTCCGATGCCGTTGTTATAATCAAGTGCAATGTTATACGGCGGATCGCAATAGAGCATCGATACTTTATCCTCTTTAAGTAGTTTTTTAACAATTTCTGGATCGGTAGCATCTCCACAGCTGAGCCGATGCATGCCAAGTTCATAGATGTCTCCTAACTTACTTTTCGGTTCCTTAATCGTTTCCAGCTCTTTTTCAACATCAAACTCATCATCCTCCACGCCTAAATTGTCATCCCAGATGTGGGAAAGGTCACTGTCATCAAAGCCAACATCTAACAATAACTCAACATCAAAGTCTTTCAGCAACTCAAAATCCCATTCTCCTGTATTGCGATTTAGACGAAGATTTAATTCTTTCTCTTTTTGGACGTTTGGGATACTCACATATACAACGGGTACCTGTGTTATACCTAAGCTTTTTGCGACTTCAAGACGAAAATGGCCTCCAATAACAATATTCTTTCGATTTGCTGTGCTGTTGACGATAATAGGATCAACTAATCCGAAGCGTTTAATACTCTCAGCGAGTTTTTTCGCTGCTGTCTCATCCCATTTGCGAGGGTTATATTCGGCAGGACGCAGTATATCTGCCGATACATACCGTATGGTTACTTGTCGGTTAGCAATTTTTATTTGCTGTGTTTGCTGTTGCATAGGTTTTATCCTTCTATTTTCATTTTATGAATAAACAGTTAAAAACTTATACATTTTTGAAAATGAGTAGTTTAAAAGTATTGTAGAAGAGTGAAAAAAGAAGCGATACGTTATGAATTATGCTTGATTCTTAACCAAAACGTTTTTTATATCGTTTAAGCGCATTAGACACATCAGTATAGATAAAGTCTGATTGATTAAACTCTTCCCGGATCTTTTCAGCAATTTTCTCGTACGGTCTTGTTCCGCTTTTCCATAATTCGAATACTCGCTTATCAAGTTTTAAATTCGGGATCGGCTGAGACTTGTCCTTATCTTTATCTTGCAATTGTTCTTGCTGCTTCATAACTTGTGGCCATATTGCTTTTACATCTTCTAAAGTAGTATTAGCATAAATAATGAGAGAAAGTTCGCGATGTCCGGTTTTTTTATCCCACTTGATATTCATCGAGATATTACTCGCAGGTACCCAGAAGTTCTCAATGTCGTTAAAAATAACATAATTCTTGAGAGAACTTCGCCATTGGGTAGAGAGTTTATATTTATGTATAAGTTGCCAGATGCAGTAATTGATGAAATTTCTTGGAGCTTTTTGATTAAACATTAACCGTTCTTGTTCATACTCAGCCATTTGTCCTTTTTCTTTTAGCTCTTGGAGCCTCTGTATCATAGAAGGGCTATTTTCACTAAAGTATTTCTGTGTCTCAAGCTCAAGATTTATCTCCCACATTGTGTATGCATTCTCATCAGTAAATCCTCCTTCAGGAATTTTAAGTAACTTTCGCAATTCTGTAATATCTGCTTGAAAATCTTTGCGTAAGAGGAGTACTTCTAACTTCTGTTTATTACGCTCTCGACGTTTATCAAAATACGCACTTTTTGCCATGCTGCTATTGTAGCAAGTTCATCTCGCTTTGCTACTAGTTTTTTGAGGTAATGAGTCGGATGATAAATGGTATGATTCGTAGTGTGGGCAACTTATATCGATATGCTGTCTTGTAGTACCAATTAAGACATATCCTCTTCATTTCTTCACATTGCTGATCAAAAACAAAGTCATCTTCGACATCATTAATAAGATTCCCTGCTACTCGTTCTATTGCAATACTGAGCACTGCAAATTCATTTTCATAGTCAGGATCGAAAAAGTCTCGTGATCTGTTTCTTTTTGATTCTGCAAGAGCAATTAATTCTTCCTCGATAGCAAGGTAAAATCTAAGGCTCTAGACTAGCACATTAACAATTTGTAATAGTTCATTGTAAAGGATCGATGGGGATTTGCTCCATCTCCATTCACACTCTTTCAAGTGTAATGGAAAGTTTTTCTTTACACCATTGAACTTAACGAGACGTCTTTTACAAAAGGACCAGAATGACTCTATGCCATTGATATGGACCCCTTTTGTATTTGAGAACTCATTTTTCTTGTGATTGATTCTCAAATGTTTGTCATACCCGACATCAACAAGTCCGTTGTATCCGCTCCACGAATCTGAATATACAGTACTGTTCAAGTCAATCTTTCCCTTCATAACAGCATGTAGCGTTCTTCTTTTACAGTTTGGAATGATACGAGTAAATACACGTCCTTGACGCTCATATATCCCAAATACTACCTGCTTAAATGACGTCCCACGACCTCTTTTACTTGACTTGCCTCTCATCCTTCGAGGTCCAAAGTATGATTCATCAATTTCTATCTCACCACCAACATATCGTTGCATCTGGTGCACTTGGTGATGATATATGAGTTGACGAATATTATTGTAATATTTGTTGACTGTATTGCGGTTGAGACCCAAAATACCAGAGGTCTGTGTAGCACTCAGATCGTGTGCAAAACACCATAGTATCTTTTTTCTCTTGTATTTTGATATCGGCCTATTGTTACAAACCATACCTCTAGTTTAGCACTACTCTGCTAGTCTAGAGCCAATCTAATTCCATTACTGCTTTTTACCTGCTTACTCACTTGCTGCTTTTTATTCAATAGTATTGCTTCCCAAAGAACTTCATAGTCAAAATGCAGCGAATAAGAAAGTCTTGAAATTTCTGGAATAATCCTCCTATTGAAATATCCCTTTCGTAATTGTCTTGGTGTTAGTCTGTCATCAATTTTATACTTCGTTCTTATATGGCATGTTATAGCATAGCAGGCATATGAATGAGTAAATAATACAAACCGCGTTTTATTAAATGTTGAATATTTTCTTGCCCTTCCCATAAGTAAAGGGCAGAAGCACAACTATATCAAAATGTATCATTTATCATTTGTGTTGTTATGGGATATTATAGAAAATGAGACACCCTTTTTTATACTGTCTCATTTGTCTCGTTTTTGGTAGAATAGAGCCATGGAGCATGGGTGGGTTATAAGGATAATTGGGTTCCAGACCTGAGTGCTCCGCCACCTACCCTATAAGGTATACTTCTTAATATGAACATCCGC is a window of Candidatus Roizmanbacteria bacterium DNA encoding:
- a CDS encoding site-specific DNA-methyltransferase yields the protein MQITIGDVYQLGDHRLLCGDAKASSLMKKLIRDERISLVLTDPPYGVAYVEGKTDLTKIKKHSKKIINDHTQTEEAYRLFTKEWIEVVKPYLSRKNSFYIFNSDKMLFALRDGMKDAEIKFTQLLIWIKNHSVVGRMHYLPQHELIAYGWYGSHEFYKVKDKSILCYPKPNKSPLHPTTKPVGLLRNLILNSSKIGDCIYDPFGGSGSTLIACEQTKRRCLMVEIDPEYCQVIIDRFQKVSDQKAERIKGDGK
- a CDS encoding DNA modification methylase, whose translation is MQQQTQQIKIANRQVTIRYVSADILRPAEYNPRKWDETAAKKLAESIKRFGLVDPIIVNSTANRKNIVIGGHFRLEVAKSLGITQVPVVYVSIPNVQKEKELNLRLNRNTGEWDFELLKDFDVELLLDVGFDDSDLSHIWDDNLGVEDDEFDVEKELETIKEPKSKLGDIYELGMHRLSCGDATDPEIVKKLLKEDKVSMLYCDPPYNIALDYNNGIGANGKYGGKINDRKSEDEYKAFLKKTLENGLAVVHSDSHIFYWCDENYIGLVQEIYKELGITKKRVCLWIKNNQNVTPQTAFNKVYEPCVYGIKGNPYLSDSVRNLNEVLNKEVGTGNRLTDDTLDLFNIWLAKRLPSQDYEHPTEKPPTLHEKALRRCTKPGDIVLDLFGGSGSTLIACEQLKRRAFLLEIEPIFCDLIIKRYEKLTGKEAKLCK
- a CDS encoding IS1595 family transposase, whose product is MVCNNRPISKYKRKKILWCFAHDLSATQTSGILGLNRNTVNKYYNNIRQLIYHHQVHQMQRYVGGEIEIDESYFGPRRMRGKSSKRGRGTSFKQVVFGIYERQGRVFTRIIPNCKRRTLHAVMKGKIDLNSTVYSDSWSGYNGLVDVGYDKHLRINHKKNEFSNTKGVHINGIESFWSFCKRRLVKFNGVKKNFPLHLKECEWRWSKSPSILYNELLQIVNVLV